One genomic region from Leptospira tipperaryensis encodes:
- a CDS encoding LpxI family protein produces the protein MGRLGILAGAGELPHIGMKEALSAGEDPLLLSIIESEFEVGEYADRNFPIHIVKIGTLMKICKQHNIDRLLLLGKVKKEIIFKNLKFDLKAISLLARMVNKHDYSIFKTVSDEFAKEKITIISQKTFLKSLFLPEGRFTKKALNKKELEDVAFGMEYAEKMAGLDIGQTVVVLDKSVLAVEAVEGTDLAIRRGGSFARKGKAIVCKSSKLHQDDRFDLPTVGEETLRIMHESNCGTLALRTGETIIVHPKEFINLAEKLKIHILSIGSGNLTKINSTTKKIK, from the coding sequence TTGGGAAGATTAGGAATTCTTGCCGGCGCTGGAGAACTCCCGCATATCGGAATGAAAGAGGCCCTCTCCGCCGGTGAGGATCCTCTTTTGCTCTCCATCATTGAATCCGAGTTCGAAGTCGGAGAATACGCGGATCGCAATTTCCCGATTCATATCGTAAAAATCGGGACTTTGATGAAGATATGCAAACAACATAATATAGATCGTCTTCTTCTTTTGGGGAAAGTCAAAAAAGAAATCATCTTTAAAAATCTCAAATTCGATCTCAAGGCGATCAGTCTTCTCGCGAGAATGGTCAACAAACACGACTATTCTATCTTTAAGACCGTTTCGGACGAGTTCGCAAAAGAAAAGATCACGATCATTTCTCAAAAGACTTTCTTAAAATCTCTTTTTCTTCCCGAAGGAAGATTTACAAAAAAGGCTTTAAACAAAAAGGAATTGGAAGACGTCGCCTTCGGAATGGAATACGCGGAAAAGATGGCGGGACTCGATATCGGACAAACCGTCGTCGTCCTGGACAAATCGGTTCTTGCCGTCGAAGCCGTTGAAGGAACCGACCTCGCGATTCGCAGAGGCGGATCTTTTGCAAGAAAGGGAAAAGCGATCGTGTGCAAGAGTTCTAAACTTCACCAAGACGATCGTTTTGATCTTCCCACGGTGGGAGAAGAAACTCTCAGAATCATGCACGAGAGCAACTGTGGAACTCTGGCTCTGAGAACCGGAGAAACGATCATCGTCCATCCAAAAGAATTTATAAACCTTGCAGAAAAACTGAAAATTCACATCTTGAGTATCGGCAGTGGCAACCTTACGAAAATCAACTCTACAACCAAAAAAATCAAGTAG
- a CDS encoding FmdB family zinc ribbon protein, with the protein MPTYDYKCKACGQTFEEFHSMKDDPIKDCPLCGKKGEVDRMISNGSGIIFKGTGFYVTDYKKSGSGESSGSTTSSASSSD; encoded by the coding sequence ATGCCGACATACGACTACAAATGTAAAGCCTGCGGACAAACGTTCGAGGAATTCCATTCCATGAAGGACGATCCGATCAAAGATTGTCCCCTCTGCGGAAAAAAAGGAGAAGTCGATCGAATGATTTCCAACGGTTCCGGAATTATCTTCAAAGGAACCGGATTCTACGTAACCGATTACAAAAAAAGCGGCTCCGGAGAATCCTCTGGTTCCACAACTTCCTCCGCTTCTTCCTCGGACTAA
- a CDS encoding SH3 domain-containing protein, which yields MRKSFFVFLGLVFVSILVGLLTWKFLTRKTDSVYKNFSKGNWEDVILEVLKKKDPDLEDYSFASMALAEFNSSLLVLPAEKKEKLTQKFSEKSGLKFSKREVSGRTIYTFEDRFFSFLPDGSFLKTRALCKKLTLGAEYETSDILSRYLTKLISSNPLPLYNEYNQALLKSLASGSARELDENGRAKLSKILEYFSGREDSPFSASKAEIEGKNLNVRTGPGTENPIAFQFKGGETVFILDRDSRTETIAGKRGNWNQVLDLRNGAVGWIFSGFLKTLAPDLTISQTMEESFRAMDRAPVWDFETWKESSPPFGFQGEYHPTEKIALDGDTGIVLHSSKNKYDFICRSVEEPFRDLEFYVSFLGGDESIPVFTLFAGSPGDLNKAFEISIDKESISINRNRYITGDNFSKKRFRLNIQSTGSSFNSGLTLSEKKVLSGIDSLEPIDSSSGIRWRLCLPMARENGDSSVSVFQFKFVP from the coding sequence TTGAGAAAGAGTTTTTTTGTTTTCCTCGGCCTTGTCTTTGTTTCCATTCTCGTCGGTCTTCTTACTTGGAAATTCCTGACACGGAAAACCGATTCGGTTTATAAGAATTTTTCCAAAGGAAACTGGGAAGACGTGATCTTAGAGGTCTTAAAAAAGAAAGACCCGGATTTAGAAGACTATTCCTTTGCTTCGATGGCGCTTGCGGAATTCAATTCTTCCTTGCTGGTCCTTCCCGCCGAAAAAAAAGAAAAACTCACACAGAAATTCTCCGAAAAATCGGGGCTCAAATTTTCCAAACGGGAAGTTTCCGGAAGAACGATCTATACGTTTGAAGACAGATTTTTTTCCTTTCTTCCGGACGGCTCTTTTCTCAAAACAAGAGCCCTTTGTAAAAAATTAACTCTCGGCGCAGAATACGAAACCTCGGACATTCTTTCCCGCTATTTAACAAAACTGATTTCATCCAACCCTCTTCCGCTTTACAACGAATACAACCAAGCCCTTCTCAAATCGCTCGCGTCGGGTTCTGCGAGAGAATTGGATGAGAATGGAAGAGCCAAACTTTCCAAAATTCTCGAATACTTTTCGGGAAGAGAAGATTCTCCGTTTAGCGCGAGTAAGGCGGAAATCGAAGGAAAGAATTTAAACGTAAGAACGGGTCCGGGAACCGAAAACCCGATCGCGTTTCAATTCAAGGGTGGAGAAACCGTTTTCATTTTGGACCGGGATTCTCGGACCGAAACGATCGCCGGAAAACGTGGAAACTGGAATCAAGTTTTGGATCTCAGAAACGGCGCGGTCGGCTGGATCTTCTCCGGATTCTTAAAAACCTTGGCTCCCGATCTAACCATCTCTCAAACGATGGAGGAATCTTTTCGCGCTATGGACAGGGCTCCCGTCTGGGATTTTGAAACCTGGAAAGAATCCTCTCCTCCTTTCGGATTTCAGGGAGAATATCATCCCACCGAAAAGATCGCGTTAGACGGTGATACGGGAATCGTTCTTCATTCTTCTAAAAACAAATACGATTTTATTTGTCGTTCCGTAGAGGAACCTTTTCGCGATTTGGAATTTTACGTTTCCTTTTTGGGCGGGGACGAAAGTATTCCCGTCTTCACGTTGTTCGCCGGTTCCCCCGGGGATCTAAACAAAGCCTTTGAAATTTCAATCGATAAGGAAAGTATTTCCATCAATCGAAACCGTTATATCACCGGAGATAATTTTTCTAAAAAGAGATTCCGTCTAAATATACAAAGCACGGGTTCGAGTTTTAACAGCGGGCTTACGCTTTCGGAAAAAAAAGTTCTTTCGGGAATCGATTCCCTGGAACCGATCGACTCGAGTTCCGGAATTCGGTGGAGACTTTGTCTTCCCATGGCGAGAGAGAACGGCGATTCGAGCGTGAGCGTTTTTCAGTTCAAGTTCGTTCCGTAA
- a CDS encoding TolC family protein, with protein sequence MDQKVQNSKQRILRTKNLGRILLGSFVLLQTFSLAAEETLRLSTEETVKRALESNYSLQNLRYELAKSDTNFLKNDSKYSWRLVADGKSSQSILPFNQANLLSGTKISDDTIKGGIEKTLQTTGTYFKVEAGTRRFDSNAFENASTTPAGFSSLGIPPLYTGFVRATISQDLLKNSFGYKGRNEVKILESQAEMAKNQVSQQISGVIVDSLVDFWDYSIKTQAVKTYKQLVENTKNIRNLTIRKQGLGLSESFEVNQWNALLAQAENQLETATVQKEEAKRKLVRSLKIPDGTSLSEETNLLEELTEKPDYPKDLEYAYKHRADFLNALKQKEIAESALKNANNDRLPTLTISGTGASQSQNIISPQENYTDTSQGIQSAKYKEWTGQMNFVYPLADKGIYAGVRDANISMRQATLKEEDLKNEVRDDVKTRIEALEASHRIYKNNIVTERETENYYNGVLRSFRQGRADAVSVKNALDTHVQDQLRLTQARVNFNIDLLRYYLAKNALLERFQVDRDKLIPDLN encoded by the coding sequence ATGGATCAAAAAGTACAAAACTCGAAACAAAGGATTCTACGAACAAAAAACCTCGGGAGAATTCTCTTGGGAAGTTTCGTTCTTCTTCAAACCTTCTCCCTCGCAGCGGAAGAGACTCTCAGACTCTCGACGGAAGAAACCGTAAAGAGAGCCTTAGAAAGTAATTATAGCTTACAAAACCTTCGTTACGAATTGGCGAAGTCCGATACGAACTTCCTCAAAAACGATTCGAAGTATTCTTGGAGATTGGTAGCCGATGGAAAATCCAGCCAGTCGATTCTTCCTTTCAACCAAGCGAACCTCCTCTCAGGAACTAAAATCTCCGACGATACCATCAAGGGTGGGATCGAAAAGACGCTCCAAACAACCGGAACTTATTTTAAGGTGGAAGCGGGAACGAGAAGATTCGACTCGAACGCATTTGAAAACGCATCCACAACTCCTGCAGGATTCTCTTCTTTAGGAATTCCTCCTCTTTATACAGGATTTGTAAGAGCGACCATCAGCCAGGATCTTCTCAAAAACTCTTTTGGTTATAAGGGAAGAAACGAAGTCAAAATTTTAGAATCGCAAGCCGAAATGGCGAAGAACCAAGTATCTCAACAAATCTCCGGAGTGATCGTAGATTCTCTCGTTGATTTCTGGGACTACTCGATCAAAACGCAAGCGGTCAAAACTTACAAACAACTCGTAGAGAATACAAAAAACATCCGCAATCTTACCATCCGCAAACAAGGACTCGGACTTTCCGAAAGTTTCGAAGTCAATCAGTGGAACGCACTTCTCGCGCAGGCTGAAAACCAATTGGAAACGGCAACGGTTCAAAAAGAAGAAGCGAAGAGAAAACTCGTTCGTTCTCTAAAAATTCCGGACGGAACTTCTCTCTCGGAAGAAACCAATCTTTTAGAAGAACTGACTGAAAAACCGGATTATCCAAAAGATTTAGAATATGCTTATAAACACAGAGCGGATTTTTTAAACGCACTCAAACAAAAAGAAATCGCGGAATCGGCTCTGAAAAACGCAAACAACGACAGACTTCCGACTCTAACGATTTCCGGAACCGGCGCAAGTCAGTCTCAGAACATCATTTCACCGCAAGAAAACTACACGGATACCAGCCAAGGAATTCAAAGCGCGAAATACAAAGAATGGACAGGACAAATGAATTTTGTCTATCCATTGGCCGACAAAGGAATCTACGCGGGAGTCAGAGACGCAAACATCTCCATGCGCCAAGCGACTCTCAAAGAAGAAGATCTGAAAAACGAAGTCAGAGACGACGTAAAAACCAGAATCGAAGCTTTGGAAGCAAGCCATAGAATTTATAAAAACAATATCGTTACGGAAAGAGAAACTGAAAACTACTACAACGGAGTTTTGAGAAGTTTCCGTCAAGGTAGAGCCGACGCCGTTTCCGTGAAAAACGCGTTAGACACTCATGTGCAAGATCAGCTTCGTCTGACTCAAGCAAGAGTGAATTTTAACATCGATCTTTTGCGTTATTATCTCGCGAAGAATGCGCTTCTCGAACGCTTTCAAGTGGACCGAGATAAGCTGATTCCGGATCTAAATTAA
- the sucD gene encoding succinate--CoA ligase subunit alpha encodes MAVLVDENTKVVVQGITGKEGSFHATQMLAYGTKVVAGVTPGKGGSKWEDKVPVFNTIHDSVKNEGVNAAVIFVPPAFAADAIIEGILAELPLVICITEGIPTHDMLKVYSVLRNSKTRLVGPNCPGVITPRAKQKLGIMPGFIHSPGSVGIVSRSGTLTYESVAQITKQGLGQSTCIGIGGDPVPGMNHTEAIKLLNEDPETKGIVMIGEIGGTSEEEAAEYIKNYVKKPVVGFIAGQTAPPGKRMGHAGAIISGGLGTASSKMKAMQEAGIHVCQSIAEVGEKMKKALG; translated from the coding sequence ATGGCAGTATTAGTTGATGAAAATACAAAGGTTGTAGTTCAAGGAATCACCGGTAAGGAAGGTTCTTTCCACGCAACTCAGATGTTAGCTTACGGAACCAAAGTGGTTGCCGGAGTTACCCCGGGAAAGGGCGGTTCAAAATGGGAAGACAAGGTTCCCGTTTTTAACACGATCCATGATTCCGTTAAGAATGAAGGCGTAAACGCGGCTGTGATTTTTGTTCCTCCCGCTTTTGCGGCGGATGCGATCATCGAAGGAATTCTCGCAGAACTTCCTCTCGTGATTTGTATCACGGAAGGAATTCCTACACACGATATGCTCAAAGTTTATAGCGTTCTTAGAAATTCTAAAACCAGACTCGTGGGACCAAACTGTCCGGGAGTGATCACTCCTCGTGCAAAACAAAAACTGGGAATTATGCCTGGTTTTATTCATAGCCCGGGTTCTGTGGGAATCGTTTCCCGTTCCGGAACCTTGACTTACGAATCCGTAGCACAGATCACAAAACAAGGTTTAGGTCAGTCCACTTGTATCGGAATCGGGGGAGACCCAGTTCCCGGTATGAATCACACGGAAGCGATCAAACTTTTAAACGAAGACCCTGAAACAAAAGGAATCGTAATGATCGGTGAAATCGGCGGAACTTCCGAAGAAGAAGCTGCTGAATACATCAAGAATTACGTAAAAAAACCGGTTGTAGGCTTTATTGCTGGTCAAACGGCTCCTCCGGGCAAAAGAATGGGACACGCGGGCGCGATCATCAGCGGGGGACTGGGAACAGCTTCTTCCAAAATGAAAGCGATGCAGGAAGCGGGAATCCACGTTTGCCAATCCATTGCAGAAGTTGGAGAAAAAATGAAGAAGGCTCTGGGATAA
- the sucC gene encoding ADP-forming succinate--CoA ligase subunit beta has protein sequence MKIHEYQAKEILRRHKANVPFGVVIDSKENGSKAHDEVTYATEGSVVVVKAQIHAGGRGKGGGVKVTKTKDDALAAIDKILGMQLITPQTGPEGKKVLKVYLEQGIDIAKEYYLSILLDRSIRKTIIMASTEGGMEIEEVAETHPDKILKLAVDPGIGLQVNQARQLAFELGLPIESHKSFQSLLFAIYDAYIKEDASLLEINPLILTKQNEIIAGDCKMDLDENALYRHPENASFRDVTEEDPLEVQASEFNLNYVKLDGNIGCMVNGAGLAMATMDIVKIAGAEPANFLDVGGGASKTTVTNGFKIILGDPNVKGIFVNIFGGIVRCDMVAEGIIEAAKAVDLKVPLVVRLQGTNSELGREVLNKSGLKITGVDDLREAANTIAKLIQ, from the coding sequence ATGAAAATTCACGAGTATCAGGCAAAAGAAATCCTGAGAAGGCATAAAGCCAACGTACCTTTTGGGGTCGTTATCGATAGTAAAGAAAACGGATCCAAAGCCCACGACGAAGTTACCTACGCAACGGAAGGTTCCGTAGTAGTTGTAAAAGCGCAAATCCACGCCGGTGGACGCGGAAAAGGCGGCGGAGTTAAGGTCACCAAAACAAAAGACGATGCATTAGCCGCAATCGACAAAATCCTCGGCATGCAACTCATTACTCCTCAAACCGGACCCGAAGGAAAAAAAGTCCTAAAAGTATATCTGGAGCAAGGAATCGATATCGCAAAAGAATACTATCTGAGTATTCTCCTCGATCGTTCCATTCGTAAAACCATCATCATGGCTTCTACGGAAGGTGGAATGGAAATCGAAGAAGTTGCGGAAACTCATCCGGATAAAATCCTGAAACTAGCAGTGGATCCCGGAATCGGACTACAAGTTAACCAAGCAAGACAACTCGCTTTCGAACTTGGACTTCCTATCGAATCTCATAAATCATTTCAAAGTCTTCTTTTCGCGATCTACGACGCGTATATCAAAGAAGATGCATCTCTTTTAGAAATCAATCCTCTCATTCTTACCAAACAGAATGAAATCATTGCGGGCGACTGCAAGATGGATCTGGATGAAAACGCTCTCTATCGTCATCCGGAAAACGCGTCTTTTCGCGACGTAACCGAAGAGGATCCTCTCGAAGTGCAAGCTTCCGAGTTCAACCTCAACTATGTGAAGTTAGACGGAAACATCGGTTGTATGGTAAACGGAGCCGGACTTGCAATGGCGACTATGGACATCGTTAAGATCGCAGGAGCGGAACCTGCAAACTTCCTCGACGTAGGAGGTGGAGCGAGCAAGACCACCGTTACCAACGGATTCAAAATCATCCTCGGTGACCCGAACGTAAAAGGAATCTTCGTAAACATTTTTGGTGGAATCGTTCGTTGCGACATGGTCGCGGAAGGAATCATCGAAGCTGCGAAGGCTGTGGATCTCAAAGTTCCTCTCGTGGTTCGTCTTCAAGGAACCAACTCGGAACTCGGAAGAGAAGTCCTCAATAAAAGCGGACTCAAAATTACCGGAGTCGACGACCTCCGCGAAGCGGCAAATACCATTGCCAAACTGATTCAATAA
- the ruvA gene encoding Holliday junction branch migration protein RuvA — MISGLKGNLRKLEVGFAHLETGGVTYEITISFKTYLELKSLPSSKEIYLHIFHAMSERGQRLFGFLTEQDKEFFKVMKGLQGIGELTALKILSFFSAEDLYRIAQSGEAKELEKIPKVKGKTSEKIFFEVKQNLKKLELFLSGTPPKGMSLSLPSSTSTPEEAAASRRKEIAVLGLIQLGFEEKAAIKEVEKVLKNSPETDPGEIIREILKGL, encoded by the coding sequence ATGATCTCAGGCCTGAAAGGAAATCTTAGAAAATTGGAAGTCGGATTCGCTCATTTAGAAACCGGCGGAGTCACTTACGAAATCACAATTTCCTTCAAGACCTATCTCGAACTCAAGAGCCTCCCCTCTTCGAAAGAAATCTATCTTCATATCTTTCACGCGATGAGCGAAAGAGGACAGAGGCTTTTCGGATTCTTAACGGAACAAGACAAAGAATTCTTCAAGGTCATGAAAGGCCTCCAGGGAATCGGCGAACTTACGGCCCTCAAAATTCTTTCCTTCTTTTCGGCGGAGGACCTCTATCGAATCGCACAATCCGGAGAAGCCAAGGAACTCGAAAAAATTCCAAAGGTGAAAGGCAAAACATCGGAGAAGATTTTTTTCGAAGTAAAACAGAACCTAAAAAAGTTGGAACTCTTTCTCTCCGGAACTCCCCCCAAGGGAATGTCCCTCTCTCTTCCTTCTTCCACTTCCACCCCGGAAGAAGCGGCCGCCTCTCGAAGAAAGGAGATCGCGGTTTTGGGGCTCATTCAACTCGGTTTTGAAGAGAAGGCCGCAATCAAAGAAGTGGAAAAGGTTTTGAAGAATTCTCCGGAAACCGATCCCGGTGAAATCATCCGTGAGATTCTGAAAGGTTTATAA